The sequence AAGCGGCGAAGGAGTCGTGGCTGACGAGTGTGACGGTCTTGCCGCTCGACGGGCCGGCATCGGCCGCCGAGTCGTCGCCGCAGGCGGCGAGGCCGGTAGCGGCCAGACCCGCCGCGACTATGGCGGCGACGGTCTTGCGTCGGGTGGACATGAATTCCTCCTGGGGTGGCCAGGAGAAGACGCGGCCCTGCCCGCGGCCGGCGAGGCCGCGGGCAGGGCACAACAGCATGAGTGGTGACCGAACTCCCTACCCGGAATGACCCGGGCGAGGTTCAGAGGGTCTGCGACCTGTACACCGGTGACCGGTGTGGTGTCGCACTCTCAGCGCTGTGGCGCTCCCCTGTCGGAATGTGTACGTCGTACGGAGTATGAAGATGTCGCGCTCCCGGACGCGCCGCGAGCGATGCTGCTCTCCCACCCTATCGCTACGCCGCGCGGGGCACCGGTGCCGTCCAGGCCGCACCGCGTGCGACGTGCCTCGCGCCGTCCACGCCACGTCGCGTGCCCCACGTCCTCGCCGCCTCGCCTGCGCGACGTCCACGCCGCATCGTGCACACGACATGCCCTGCGCCTGCCCCGCCGCATCCTGCCCACACCCACGCACGCCGCGTCGCACGCCACCACGTCGCGTCGCGGCACCACGTCACCTCGCGGCACACGCGGCACCCCGCCGCCCTGCGCCGCCGCGCCATGCTCCCTCAGCGCTCCGCCGCCGCCAACTGCCCGCACGCGCCGTCGATCTCCTGCCCCCGGGTGTCGCGCACCGTCACCGGCACACCATGAGCCGCGATCGCGTCCACGAAGGCGCGCTCGTCCTCCGGCCGCGACGCGGTCCACTTCGACCCGGGCGTCGGGTTGAGCGGGATGAGGTTGACGTGCACGCGCTTGTTCTTCAGGAGCCGGCCCAGGAGGTCGCCGCGCCACGCCTGGTCGTTGATGTCGCGGATGAGCGCGTACTCGATCGACACCCGCCGCCCCGACTTCTCCGCGTACTCCCACGCGGCGTCCAGAACTTCACGTACCTTCCACCGCGTGTTGACGGGCACCAGCGTGTCCCGGAGCTCGTCGTCCGGGGCGTGCAGCGAGACGGCGAGCCTGCACTTGAACCCTTCGTCCGCGAAACGATGGATCGCGGGCACCAAGCCCACGGTGGACACCGTGATGCCGCGCTGCGAGAGCCCGAGCCCGTCGGGCTCCGGGTCGGTGAGCCTTCGGATGGCGCCCACGACGCGGTTGTAGTTGGCAAGAGGCTCGCCCATGCCCATGAAGACGATGTTGGAGAGCCTCGCCGGTCCGCCGGGAATCTCCCCGTCGCGCAGCGCGCGCATGCCCTCGACGATCTGGTGGACGATCTCGGCCGCCGAGAGATTGCGGTCGAGGCCGGCCTGCCCCGTCGCGCAGAACGGGCAGTTCATGCCGCAGCCCGCCTGCGAGGAGATGCACATGGTGACGCGGTCGGGGTAGCGCATGAGCACCGACTCGACGAGCGTGCCGTCGAAGAGACGCCACAGCGTCTTGCGCGTCGTGTCGTCGTCGCACGAGATGTGCCGCACGACCGACATCAACTCGGGCAGCAGCGCCTCCTGGAGCCGCCCCCGCGCCGCGGCGGGGATGTCGGTCCACTGCGCCGGGTCCTGGGCGTAGCGGGCGAAGTAGTGCTGCGAGAGCTGCTTGGCGCGGAACGGCTTCTCGCCGATGGCGGCGACGGCCTCCTTGCGCTCGGCGGGGCTGAGGTCGGCGAGGTGACGAGGGGGCTTCTTGGCACCGCGCGGCGCGACGAAGGTGAGTTCTCCCGGTGCGGGCGGCATGGGCCAATACTCCTCAGATACGGTGCGGCGCCGCGCGCCCCTGGGGACGCGACGACGCGCCGGGTGGGCGCCTCGGGGGCGGCGTACGGTGCGCGATGTCGCCCTGCGGGGCGCGACGCGGCGTGAGGCCGTACACGAAAGGGTCCGCCGTACGTCACGGCGGACCCTTTCAGCGTAACGCGCGCCCGGACCTCACCCCGAGTCGAAGGAGAGGCATCAGCCCCAGCCCGGCACGGACCTCGTCGCGAAAGCCGCCCGGCCCTCAGCCCGAGCCGACGAACAGGACGAGCAGCAGCCACACGACGGGCGCCGTGGGCAGCAGCGAGTCGAGCCGGTCCATGATGCCGCCGTGGCCGGGCAGCAGCGTTCCCATGTCCTTGATCCCCAGGTCCCGCTTGATCATGGACTCACCCAGGTCGCCCAGGGTGGCGCTGCCCGCGACGGCCAGGCCGAGGAGCAGCCCCTGCCACCACTGACCGTCGTCGATCATGAACTGCATCAGCAGCGCGCCAGCGACCATGGCGAAGCTCACCGCGCCCAGGAGTCCCTCGCGCGTCTTGCCGGGGCTGATGCGGGGGGCGAGCTTGTGCGTGCCGAAGCGCCAGCCCACCGCGTACGCGCCGGTGTCGCTCACGACCGTGAGCACGAGGAAGAGCAGCACGCGCCGCGGCCCGTCGTCCGCCGTGAGCAGCAGCGCGACGAACGTCGCGAGGAACGGCACGTAGAACGTCGCGAAGACGCCCGCCGTGACGTCGCGCAGATAGCCCTCCGGCGGCTGGAACATCCGCCAGAGGAGCACGACGAGCGCCGTCAGCGCCATCGCCACCCACGCGCCCTCGGCGCCCCGCACGTAGCCCGCGACGACCATCGCGACGCCGCCCGCCGCGAGCGGAATCAGCGGCGCCTTGATCTGCTTGCGCTCGGCGAGGCGGGAGGTCAGCTCCCACAGGCCGACGACGACGGCGAGCGCTATGACGCCGACGAAGACGGCCTTGACGATGAACAACGACGCGACGACAACGACGCCGAGACCGAGGCCGACCCCTATGGCCGCCCCCAGGTTCCGGCCGGCGCTCTTCTTCTGCCGGCCGGGGCTCGGTGCCGGGGACGGCTGCGCGACCGGGGTCGCGGGCGGTACGGGCTCGGTCCGGCCGGGCTCCCGCGGCACCTCGTCGCGGAACAGGGGACCACTCAGCCGAGCGGCCCCCCGGTCGTCGTCCTGGTCGCCGCCGTTCGCGGGTACGTCGGGCACGATGGGCATGGGCCGAGTCTCTTGGACGTCATGCCCTTCGTACACGGGACCCGCCGAGGCAGCCCCCTGTCCGGAGGTGGGCCACGGCTCGCCGTATCCGGTACGGGACGGCGCGTCCCAGGAGGAGTCGTTCATCAGACCTCAAGCAGCTCGGATTCCTTGTGCTTGAGCAGCTCGTCCACCTGCGCGACGTACTTCGCGGTGGTGTCGTCGAGCTCCTTCTCCGCGCGGCGCACCTCGTCCTCGCCGGTCTCCTTGTCCTTGACCAGCTTGTCGAGGGCGTCCTTGGCCTTGCGACGCACGGCGCGGATCGAGACGCGTGCGTCCTCGCCCTTGGTCCGTGCGACCTTGATGAACTCCTTGCGGCGTTCTTCGGTCAGCTCCGGGAAGACCACCCGGATGATGTGCCCGTCGTTGCTCGGGTTGACGCCGAGGTCCGAGTCGCGGATGGCCTGCTCGATGTTGCGCAGCGCGCTCTTGTCGAACGGCGTCACGACGGCCATACGGGGCTCGGGCACCGAGAACGAGGCGAGCTGGTTGATCGGCGTCAGCGCCCCGTAGTAGTCCGCGACGATCTTGTTGAACATCGCCGGGTGCGCGCGACCGGTGCGAATGGCTGCCAAGTCCTCCTTGGCGACCACCACGGCCTTCTCCATCTTCTCCTCTGCTTCGAGGAGGATCTCTTCGATCACCACTTGCTCCTGCGTGTCTTGAGTTGGCCTGATGAGGTTCGTCCCGCCGGGGGGCGAGAGGCGCACAGGTCCGGCTGCGTCGCTTCCGTACTGCACGGTGTCCGAGCGACGGGGCTTTGTCCATCCCATCGCGCGGCGGCGGCGCTCCGTGCTCGCCCACGAGGGCGGCCGGAGCACGCGGCGGTCAGGCCCGAGTGCCCTGGTCGCTCACGAGCGTGCCGATCTTCTCACCCTTGACCGCCCGGGCGATATTGCCCGCGGTCAGCAGCTCGAAGACGAGGATCGGGAGCTTGTTGTCGCGGCAGAGGGTGATGGCGGTCATGTCGGCGACCTTGAGGTCGCGCGTGATGACCTCGCCGTAGCCGAGGGCGTCGAACTTGACGGCGTCGGCGTTGGTCTTCGGGTCCGAGTCGTAGACGCCGTCCACGCCGTTCTTGCCCATCAGGAGGGCTTCGGCGTGGATCTCCAGGGCGCGCTGCGCGGCGGTGGTGTCGGTGGAGAAGTACGGCATCCCCATGCCTGCGCCGAAGATGACGACGCGCCCCTTCTCCAGGTGCCGCACGGCGCGCAGCGGGATGTACGGCTCGGCCACCTGTCCCATCGTGATCGCCGTCTGGACGCGGGAGTCGATGCCCTCCTTCTCCAGGAAGTCCTGGAGCGCGAGGCAGTTCATGACCGTGCCGAGCATGCCCATGTAGTCGGACCGCGCGCGGTCCATGCCGCGCTGCTGCAGCTCGGCGCCGCGGAAGAAGTTGCCCCCGCCGATGACGACGGCGATCTGGGCACCGTCGCGTACGACGGCGGCGATCTCGCGCGCGATGGTGTGCACCACGTCGGGGTCGACCCCGAGCCCGCCGCCACCGGCGAACGCCTCACCGGACAGCTTCAGCAAGAAGCGGCCGGCGCCCTTGCCGTGCACGCTGGAATCGGTGGTTTTGTCGGCTTCGGCCATGGTCATGGGGTTCTCCTCGTGATGCACATAGCAAGAAGGCCATTGCCGGCGGGCGTTGTGGGCACCCCGTGCACGGCAATGGCCTCCTCGTCAGATCAGCGCCTTGTCCCGCGCCCTGTGGGGTGCGGGACAAGGAACTCCGCGCCCCGTCCGGCGGGTACCGGGCGGGACGCCGAGCCGGTCGTGGTACGGACTCAGATGCCGACCTTGATGCGCACGAAGCGCTTCAGGGTGACACCGGCCTCGTCCAGGACCTTCTTGACGGACTTCTTGTTGTCCTTGGCGAACGGCTGGTCGAGGAGGGTGACCTCCTTGAAGAAGCCGTTGACGCGACCCTCGACGATCTTGGGGAGCGCGGCCTCGGGCTTGCCCTCGTTGCGCGAGGTCTCCTCGGCGACGCGGCGCTCGGACTCGACGACCTCGGCCGGGACGTCCTCGCGCGAGAGGTACTTCGGCGCGAAGGCGGCGATGTGCTGCGCGACGTCCTTGGCGACCTCGGCGTTCTCCTTGTCGAGCTCGACCAGGACACCGATCTGCGGCGGCAGGTCGGGCATCGTGCGGTGCATGTACGTCGCGACGTAGCCGCCGGAGAACTGCGCGAAGCGGTCGAGGACGATCTTCTCGCCGAGGTTGGCGTTGGCCTCGTCCACGTACGCCTGGACGGTCTTGCCGGCCTCGATCTCGGAGGCGAGCAGCGCCTCCAGGTCGGCGGGGGACGACTTCGCGATGTGCTCGGCCAGCGTGTTGGCGACGGCCTGGAACTTCTCGCCCTTGGCGACGAAGTCGGTCTCGCACTTCAGCTCGACGAGGACGCCGGAGGTGTGGTCGTCGGCGAGGAGGGAGACGACGGCGCCGTTCTCGGCGGAGCGGCCCTCGCGCTTGGCGACGCCCTTCTGGCCCTTGACGCGGAGAAGCTCGACGGCCTTGTCGACGTCGCCCTCGGCCTCGTCCAGCGCCTTCTTGCAGTCCATCATGCCGGCGCCGGTCAGCTCGCGGAGCTTCTTGACGTCGGCGGCGGTGTAGTTCGCAGCCATGATCCTGTGAGTCTTTCTCGAAGTCTGGAGGGCGCGGTCCGTACGGCGCGGCCCTGCCGCCGCCACCGGAGGTGAGCGGCGTGGGCACCCTCGGACCGCGGGATTCTACGGGTGGACGGCGGGGGCCGCCTGGCCCCCGCCGTCAGCAACCCCGGAAGGTCAGGCCTGCTCGGCCGGCGCCTCGACGGCCTCGGCCTCGGCGGCCGGAACCTCGGCGACCTCGGCGTCGGCGACCTTCTCGGTCTCGGCGGAGGTCTGGACCTCGGCCTCGGCGGCGGACTCGTCCTTCTTGTCGCCGTCGAGCAGGTCGCGCTCCCACTCGGCCAGCGGCTCACCGGCGGCCTTCTCGCCCGGCTTGGAGTCGCCGGTGGCGGCGCCGGAGCGGGCGATGAGGCCCTCGGCGACGGCGTCGGCGATCACGCGGGTGAGCAGGGTGACGGAGCGGATCGCGT comes from Streptomyces sp. Tu6071 and encodes:
- the rlmN gene encoding 23S rRNA (adenine(2503)-C(2))-methyltransferase RlmN, producing the protein MPPAPGELTFVAPRGAKKPPRHLADLSPAERKEAVAAIGEKPFRAKQLSQHYFARYAQDPAQWTDIPAAARGRLQEALLPELMSVVRHISCDDDTTRKTLWRLFDGTLVESVLMRYPDRVTMCISSQAGCGMNCPFCATGQAGLDRNLSAAEIVHQIVEGMRALRDGEIPGGPARLSNIVFMGMGEPLANYNRVVGAIRRLTDPEPDGLGLSQRGITVSTVGLVPAIHRFADEGFKCRLAVSLHAPDDELRDTLVPVNTRWKVREVLDAAWEYAEKSGRRVSIEYALIRDINDQAWRGDLLGRLLKNKRVHVNLIPLNPTPGSKWTASRPEDERAFVDAIAAHGVPVTVRDTRGQEIDGACGQLAAAER
- a CDS encoding phosphatidate cytidylyltransferase; translation: MNDSSWDAPSRTGYGEPWPTSGQGAASAGPVYEGHDVQETRPMPIVPDVPANGGDQDDDRGAARLSGPLFRDEVPREPGRTEPVPPATPVAQPSPAPSPGRQKKSAGRNLGAAIGVGLGLGVVVVASLFIVKAVFVGVIALAVVVGLWELTSRLAERKQIKAPLIPLAAGGVAMVVAGYVRGAEGAWVAMALTALVVLLWRMFQPPEGYLRDVTAGVFATFYVPFLATFVALLLTADDGPRRVLLFLVLTVVSDTGAYAVGWRFGTHKLAPRISPGKTREGLLGAVSFAMVAGALLMQFMIDDGQWWQGLLLGLAVAGSATLGDLGESMIKRDLGIKDMGTLLPGHGGIMDRLDSLLPTAPVVWLLLVLFVGSG
- the frr gene encoding ribosome recycling factor, whose protein sequence is MIEEILLEAEEKMEKAVVVAKEDLAAIRTGRAHPAMFNKIVADYYGALTPINQLASFSVPEPRMAVVTPFDKSALRNIEQAIRDSDLGVNPSNDGHIIRVVFPELTEERRKEFIKVARTKGEDARVSIRAVRRKAKDALDKLVKDKETGEDEVRRAEKELDDTTAKYVAQVDELLKHKESELLEV
- the pyrH gene encoding UMP kinase, which encodes MTMAEADKTTDSSVHGKGAGRFLLKLSGEAFAGGGGLGVDPDVVHTIAREIAAVVRDGAQIAVVIGGGNFFRGAELQQRGMDRARSDYMGMLGTVMNCLALQDFLEKEGIDSRVQTAITMGQVAEPYIPLRAVRHLEKGRVVIFGAGMGMPYFSTDTTAAQRALEIHAEALLMGKNGVDGVYDSDPKTNADAVKFDALGYGEVITRDLKVADMTAITLCRDNKLPILVFELLTAGNIARAVKGEKIGTLVSDQGTRA
- the tsf gene encoding translation elongation factor Ts; protein product: MAANYTAADVKKLRELTGAGMMDCKKALDEAEGDVDKAVELLRVKGQKGVAKREGRSAENGAVVSLLADDHTSGVLVELKCETDFVAKGEKFQAVANTLAEHIAKSSPADLEALLASEIEAGKTVQAYVDEANANLGEKIVLDRFAQFSGGYVATYMHRTMPDLPPQIGVLVELDKENAEVAKDVAQHIAAFAPKYLSREDVPAEVVESERRVAEETSRNEGKPEAALPKIVEGRVNGFFKEVTLLDQPFAKDNKKSVKKVLDEAGVTLKRFVRIKVGI